The following are from one region of the Meleagris gallopavo isolate NT-WF06-2002-E0010 breed Aviagen turkey brand Nicholas breeding stock chromosome 21, Turkey_5.1, whole genome shotgun sequence genome:
- the LOC100542869 gene encoding protein AATF, with translation MALCASGGLRVQRLEGLLFEEGVVEIVACVSCSAGCKAVDTLLRVLVDIQDEFLYQCPGTRHLVDGKQSKPESDDEIPSSSDEERAGEAQEKRKRPPKRKLKAEDFPEFIAKRYDEYRIYRNNILQKWHEKTKLASGKMGKGFGAFERSILTQIDHILMDKERLLRRTQTKRSVYRVLGKKEQDSHPAPECLPENSEVLPETDSNRHLKDIDEEIFDDDDFYHQVSVCQSALAL, from the exons ATGGCGTTATGTGCCTCAGGTGGCCTTAGGGTGCAGCGCTTGGAAGGGCTGCTGTTTGAGGAAGGAGTTGTT GAAATTGTCGCTTGTGTCTCTTGTTCTGCAGGTTGTAAAGCCGTAGACACATTGCTGCGAGTACTAGTGGACATTCAGGATGAGTTTCTTTATCAATGCCCAGGCACAAGGCACCTGGTGGATGGAAAACAATCAAAACCTGAGAG tgATGATGAAATTCCCAGCAGCAGCGATGAAGAGCGAGCAGGTGAAGctcaggagaagaggaagcGCCCTCCCAAACGAAAGCTGAAGGCGGAGGACTTCCCAGAGTTCATAGCCAAGAGGTATGACGAGTACAGGATATACCGGAACAACATCCTGCAGAAATGGCATGAGAAGACAAAGCTGGCATCTGGCAAAATGGGCAAG GGTTTCGGTGCCTTTGAGCGTTCAATCTTGACTCAGATTGATCATATTTTGATGGACAAAGAGAGATTACTACGGCGGACACAGACCAAGCGATCAGTGTACAGAGTGCTGGGGAAGAAGGAGCAGGATTCCCATCCAGCCCCTGAATGTTTGCCTGAAAATTCG GAAGTCCTCCCTGAGACAGATTCCAACAGGCACCTGAAGGACATCGATGAGGAAATATTTGATGATGATGACTTTTATCACCAGGTAAGTGTCTGTCAATCTGCGTTGGCATTATGA
- the LOC104913958 gene encoding protein AATF-like — translation MTKSGPRSVPRSRAGPAEHLRLSVLAGGGSGASEPRGKQGATVAKVIDRFEDETADDILPVGNIRKKASASLLEADKRYSGKATSRKALQQELWGDALSEEGSAEEALDEWYSGSEDSEDNGSLGSKTEEQASSAGSDQEDNMEDDEERGSSAKAPKFSFQSITDFEKFAEGMDDVGSSDGEDEDDASMEEGSDDEKYEGEDHDHIKDTSDNEDDGGVMTFSKGQESDEVEKGKAVKNQLALCDQILECRIKMQKALAIVNRLPQPDTFPLFRKEGGQEFDSAVESCKNSSNFLLCVESAVANVFLSV, via the exons ATGACG AAAAGCGGGCCCAGAAGCGTCCCTCGGAGCCGGGCGGGCCCTGCTGAGCACCTGCGGCTCTCCGTGCTGGCGGGCGGGGGAAGCGGCGCTTCGGAACCGCGCGGGAAGCAGGGAG cCACAGTTGCTAAAGTGATTGACAGGTTTGAGGATGAGACTGCAGATGACATTTTACCTGTTGGTAATATACGGAAAAAAGCTTCGGCCTCCCTCTTAGAAGCTGATAAAAGGTACAGTGGAAAAGCAACATCTCGCAAAGCCTTGCAGCAAGAGCTCTGGGGAGATGCTCTCTCTGAAGAAGGATCTG CTGAAGAAGCCTTAGATGAGTGGTATAGTGGCAGTGAAGATTCGGAAGACAATGGCAGCTTGGGCAGTAAAACAGAGGAGCaggccagcagtgctggcagtgacCAGGAGGATAATATGGAAGATGATGAAGAGAGAGGTTCCTCTGCCAAAGCACCGAAGTTCAGTTTCCAGAGTATCACAGACTTTGAGAAATTTGCAGAGGGGATGGATGATGTTGGGAGCAGTGAtggagaagatgaagatgatgCCAGCATGGAAGAAGGAAGTGATGATGAGAAATACGAGGGGGAAGACCATGACCACATTAAAGACACCAGTGACAACGAGGACGATGGGGGGGTGATGACATTCTCAAAGGGACAAGAAAGTGATGaggtggaaaaaggaaaagcgGTGAAGAATCAGCTAG CGCTGTGTGATCAGATCTTGGAATGCAGAATCAAGATGCAGAAGGCACTTGCAATAGTCAACCGGCTTCCTCAGCCAGATACTTTCCCccttttcagaaaggaaggTGGACAGGAATTCGACAGTGCTGTGGAGAGCTGTAAGAATTCTTCAAACTTCTTACTTTGCGTAGAGTCTGCTGTAGCCAATGTGTTTTTATCTGTGTGA